One region of Triticum aestivum cultivar Chinese Spring chromosome 6B, IWGSC CS RefSeq v2.1, whole genome shotgun sequence genomic DNA includes:
- the LOC123135278 gene encoding disease resistance protein Pik-2-like isoform X2: protein MEFFEEKLRSIQEMVSSLHAVKMSHMVEEDTLLKKMWAKQAREIAYDTQDLVDLFTHGDGDGDSAGVMPKKTAGRVKMLKRFRRRPKKPISDLEMVNKIQELKVRMAEVIERHKRFKIGMEPSFPPEQDIPSWRPAMSIDAHLSALYAGGDGLVGIDGPRDELTALLMVMDDKQQLKVVSVLGPEGIGKTTLTKEVFNGYSRKI from the coding sequence ATGGAATTCTTCGAGGAGAAACTGAGGAGCATCCAAGAGATGGTGTCCTCCCTCCACGCCGTGAAGATGTCGCACATGGTGGAAGAGGACACGCTGCTGAAGAAGATGTGGGCGAAGCAAGCGAGGGAGATCGCCTACGACACGCAAGACTTGGTCGACCTCTTCACGCACGGCGACGGTGATGGCGACAGCGCCGGGGTTATGCCCAAAAAGACTGCTGGGCGTGTCAAGATGCTAAAGAGGTTCAGAAGGCGCCCCAAGAAGCCCATATCAGATCTTGAGATGGTCAACAAGATCCAAGAGCTTAAGGTTCGTATGGCGGAAGTGATTGAGCGGCACAAGAGGTTCAAGATCGGCATGGAGCCCAGCTTCCCCCCAGAACAAGACATACCCAGTTGGCGCCCAGCTATGTCCATAGATGCTCATTTGTCGGCACTCTATGCCGGGGGGGACGGACTTGTTGGTATCGATGGCCCCAGGGACGAGCTCACGGCTCTGCTCATGGTCATGGATGACAAGCAACAATTGAAGGTGGTCTCTGTTCTGGGTCCTGAAGGTATAGGAAAGACTACACTTACCAAAGAGGTATTTAACGGATATTCAAGGAAAATTTGA
- the LOC123135278 gene encoding disease resistance protein RGA5-like isoform X1 — translation MSQNTSIQEILQALGSQLSAQQGASIEACQEERLTHKLIQVLKAKRYFVVLDGVWSTRAWRLIRCALPGNNLGSRILMTTCIDDIAMSCCSTAADSIYRMKYLPEVEGTRLFMERTFGLEKQWPYSLEEIGTEMLTKCGGWPILILTIASLLASKSSSEEQWKVIQGFIDLALEGHLKKKGLAPEESQAHSCDSFQGVKNILYIYYNDLPQQLKTCLLYLCLYPEGYIISRNKLVRRWIGEGFIGMRSEHGNLEEVGQRYFNELINRGWSNLWESSMMVELKPVKSII, via the exons ATGTCCCAAAACACAAGCATTCAGGAGATTCTTCAAGCTCTTGGATCACAGCTCAGTGCCCAACAAGGTGCCAGCATAGAGGCATGCCAAGAGGAGCGACTCACGCATAAGCTCATACAAGTACTCAAGGCCAAGAG GTACTTTGTCGTGCTCGACGGTGTGTGGAGCACACGTGCATGGAGATTGATCAGATGTGCCTTGCCTGGAAATAATCTTGGCAGTCGAATATTGATGACGACATGCATCGATGACATAGCTATGTCATGTTGCTCAACTGCTGCAGACTCGATATATCGAATGAAATATCTTCCGGAAGTAGAAGGAACAAGATTATTCATGGAGAGAACATTTGGCCTTGAAAAGCAGTGGCCTTATTCCTTAGAAGAAATTGGTACTGAAATGCTGACAAAATGTGGTGGGTGGCCCATCTTAATCCTCACCATAGCTAGTTTGCTGGCCAGCAAGTCAAGTTCAGAAGAGCAATGGAAAGTGATACAAGGTTTTATTGATTTAGCACTTGAGGGTCACCTCAAAAAGAAAGGTTTAGCACCTGAGGAGAGCCAGGCCCACAGTTGCGACAGTTTTCAAGGAGTGAAAAATATATTGTACATCTATTATAATGACCTTCCCCAGCAGTTGAAGACATGCTTACTGTATCTATGCTTGTATCCGGAAGGCTATATCATCAGCAGAAACAAATTAGTAAGAAGATGGATAGGTGAAGGCTTCATCGGCATGAGAAGTGAACATGGCAACTTGGAAGAAGTAGGGCAGCGCTATTTCAATGAACTTATTAACAGGGGATGGTCCAACCTGTGGGAATCCAGTATGATGGTCGAGCTGAAGCCTGTCAAGTCCATAATTTGA